A genomic region of Clostridiales bacterium contains the following coding sequences:
- a CDS encoding SIS domain-containing protein, translating to MTLMENEILQQAEVLKNCIVYNRQTFEEVSKAIKQKNITNVVIAARGSSNNAGNYFKYAFESLAKIPVSLAAPGVNTMYNAELDLSSSLVIGVSQSGMAADVMAVLENGVRSGALTLSVTNNLESKMANMTDFHLYCNAGKELSVAATKTYTAQMCLLGYLAAYHSQNRQVQEELTQIADNLPKIFGLKPQIQDLAQKYKDLESLIVLGRGTNYPIALETALKIQETTYINARAYAASDFHHGPFAIVDQNTTVLLIAPAGNSQKDMQELKEKLLG from the coding sequence ATGACATTAATGGAAAACGAAATTTTACAACAAGCCGAAGTCCTGAAAAACTGCATCGTCTACAACCGTCAGACCTTTGAAGAGGTTTCAAAGGCTATAAAACAAAAAAACATAACCAATGTGGTTATCGCCGCGCGCGGCAGCAGCAATAACGCGGGCAATTATTTCAAATACGCGTTTGAAAGCCTTGCCAAAATCCCTGTAAGCTTGGCTGCGCCCGGCGTCAATACAATGTATAACGCCGAATTGGATTTGTCGTCCAGCTTGGTGATAGGCGTATCCCAAAGCGGGATGGCGGCCGATGTAATGGCTGTTTTGGAAAACGGCGTAAGAAGCGGCGCCCTGACTTTGAGCGTTACCAACAACTTAGAATCCAAGATGGCCAATATGACCGATTTCCACCTGTATTGCAACGCCGGCAAGGAGCTTAGCGTGGCGGCGACCAAGACATATACGGCGCAGATGTGCTTGCTTGGATATTTGGCGGCGTATCACAGCCAAAACCGCCAAGTCCAAGAAGAGCTAACCCAAATAGCCGATAACCTGCCCAAAATCTTTGGGCTAAAGCCCCAAATCCAAGACCTTGCCCAAAAATACAAAGACCTTGAGTCTTTGATAGTGTTGGGGCGCGGAACCAATTACCCGATAGCGCTAGAGACCGCCCTAAAAATCCAGGAGACCACATACATCAACGCGCGCGCTTACGCCGCGAGCGATTTCCATCACGGCCCTTTCGCCATAGTCGACCAAAACACGACTGTTCTTCTTATCGCGCCCGCGGGCAACAGCCAGAAAGACATGCAGGAGCTAAAAGAAAAACTATTGGGCT
- a CDS encoding glycosyltransferase family 2 protein — protein MVKYSIIIPVYNEQEVLDMCYGELKKLAAQFDGDYELIFVNDGSADNSLNMLKEYAKADKTVKVISFSRNFGHQAAVSAGMEHASGQALIILDADLQDPPEVVLQMIEKWREGYDIVYGKRIKRKGERPLKKLTAFLYYRFLARITSLNIPKDTGDFRLLSRKAADAIIGMPEKNRYLRGMNAWVGFRQAEVKYERHPRAAGETKYTLKKMFKLAGDGIISNTNFPLTAMFGFGLFLGFLSLAGFIALIALQIAKIISSPVYWLFPFITLMTGFIMTGLGMLGIYLGRVYDEVKDRPLYIVSEKINL, from the coding sequence AGCCGCCCAATTTGACGGCGATTACGAGCTGATTTTTGTCAACGACGGCAGCGCGGACAACTCGCTTAATATGCTAAAGGAATACGCCAAAGCCGACAAAACGGTCAAGGTTATCTCTTTTTCGCGCAATTTCGGGCATCAAGCGGCGGTCAGCGCGGGCATGGAACACGCTAGCGGCCAGGCGCTGATTATCCTGGACGCCGACTTGCAAGACCCGCCCGAAGTGGTTTTGCAAATGATAGAAAAATGGCGCGAAGGCTATGACATAGTCTACGGCAAGCGCATAAAAAGAAAGGGCGAGCGCCCGCTAAAGAAGTTAACCGCCTTTTTGTATTACAGGTTTTTGGCGCGCATAACCAGCCTTAACATCCCAAAAGACACGGGCGATTTTAGGCTATTGTCGCGAAAGGCGGCGGACGCCATTATCGGCATGCCCGAGAAAAACAGGTATTTGCGCGGCATGAACGCTTGGGTGGGCTTTAGGCAAGCCGAGGTAAAATACGAAAGACATCCGCGCGCCGCGGGCGAGACCAAATACACTTTAAAGAAAATGTTCAAGCTGGCGGGCGACGGCATAATAAGCAACACCAATTTCCCGTTGACCGCGATGTTCGGGTTCGGATTGTTTTTGGGTTTTTTGTCGCTGGCGGGCTTTATTGCCCTAATCGCGTTGCAAATCGCCAAAATCATCTCGTCCCCTGTCTATTGGCTTTTCCCCTTTATAACATTAATGACAGGTTTTATTATGACAGGCTTGGGGATGCTGGGGATATACTTGGGCAGGGTATATGACGAGGTCAAAGACCGCCCGCTTTATATAGTGAGCGAGAAAATAAATTTATAA